A region of the Channa argus isolate prfri chromosome 14, Channa argus male v1.0, whole genome shotgun sequence genome:
ATTTTTGGATTATATATAAAGCCTGTTTctaaatttaaaagaatataAAGATAGTGACAGAGAGAGTGCACTGCTTTCATGTGCAAAGACTTTGTACTACTGAGAGGTGAAGTGCAGCTGTGTCAAGACTGAAGAACTTTCTCACTGtatcaaaaaatgtcaaataactTTTCTGAAACACCTTCGCGATATGTTTGATGTGAGTTATTaatgttgccatggcaaccccaacccacctccacacacactaTCACGTTGTTACAGCTACTTTGCTTTCAGTGTCACTCATGATTAATTGGAGACTAGTTGCGTTGAATGTGTACAGTGTTGAATGCTGGCAACAACAGGTGGTGATTAACATCATAAAATTTCTACACAGAAACTAAAATATGACATGCTGATGAGATCCTCTCTCCAAACGAAATAACAAAACATGCGTTTCATTGCATGTTGCAGCTGTTTCTGCCGTTCAACTGTTTCCTTTTCTGGGACAAAAAATGGGGAGTTGACAGTTTATTGGATATTGTTACAGGCGGAGTTTACTTATTCATGTTCTTCTTCCTGCCAGAGGAGTTCCAAAGCTTTGTTGGGAAACTGCCAACCCATTACGCTGTAAACACATCTGTTGTGGAACAGTTGTGGAGGACGGATGCCAGCCTACTCCAGCGCTACAGGCAGCTGGAGACCAGTAGCAACCAGCTTCTCACCAAAGCTCGCCGCACCGCTAACAAGCTCTTCATCCTCAGCAAGAGATGCACAAAACAGCCCAAAATAGTCCTGCAAAGGCCGAGGTAAGAAGCGAGACAGGAACAAGAGGGAGGAATATTTATGCTGCAGCCTGTTAACCCAAGGTGCTCCCCAAAACTTATAATTATGAAAATGATTTATGCACCAGGCGCTGGGTGAAAGCAGCAGAGCGAGACGGTACTTATTAGAAGGCACTTGAGGAAAAGTAGTTGTGGAGTGAGGGGAAAAGTGCTGACAGGAGCAAAGCTGCTTCTGTGTTTCAGTAGGAGGAAAGACAAACGGGATCATGTTTGGCTTGACAGACACATTTTACCCCTTGCAGGTTTAAACTTTATTACAATCAATCCAGCATCTTAAAAGTGCTCTTGTAATAGTGCATTTATTTCCCCTGAATCACATCCAGGAATTGAAGCTTTCTGTGGACAATAGTAGACTTTGCTCATATCTATTACTGgattttttattgttacagttGCTCCCACCTGGGTGCTCTATTTCAGCAGCATATCAGAGGCCACTGTGGTCATAACTTCATTCAGATTTATGCCTCTCCCATGAACACTCTTATGTTGATAGCTATTTCTGGCAGGGAAATTAGCTAAATGACACACTCCATCAGCGTGCTAGTCAAATGCAGCAACTCCCTCCTTAGTCCACAATCCAATTACACTTCTTTATTACACCCCTTCTgcttgtaaaaaagaaaaagaaacccgAAGAGATTTAGATTTGCATAGTTAGTCAGATTTTTTgtgagacaaaacatttttttacacactTGCTCATTTATATTCCCTATGATATGTGTTTTCACAAGAGTTTATCCTGTGCTATATGCTGTATGTAAAGTGTGGGCATGTGCATCTCTTTGTGTGTAAGTATGTGTACGTCCATGTGTGTTAATAACACCCATCTGCACCACAGAAGGGGAATTCGgtagatttaaacatttatttttatccgATTTTGCTGCTGTAACTCCAGCTGAGTCTGAATTTGGCTCAAATAGTTTTTCCTGCacatcaaaacaacacatttgtttgtgaaagCCAAGATTAATCTTGTGCAAAACACTTCATTGCATAttcagaaaacatgaaaaagatctggtgacaaatacatttctgtaatAGCAAAAACAGCAGTATAGTAACTCCTAACCCAAAGCATCTAACTCAGCTGTTGTCTCTCCAACAGGCCTCTGCACTTTTGGTTGAGCTATGCCCTGTCCATTTTATACTGCAGTGAGAACAACCAGGTTGGTGTTTACAGTGACGATAGTCGCAGCTGCTCCTGCCCCTACAAACATCCTCCTTGCCAGGCCCTCATTCCCTGCTCCGTGGGCGACGGACCCCGCTGTGCCTCCTGTTCCACAGAGAACCGGACACGATGCTCCAGCTGTAACCCCAGCTTCGCCCTGACCCAAGGAGCCTGTCGACCTGCTGTGCCCGACCCCACAGACCCCTACTTGGGCTTGGAGAGCGATAGAGATCTGCAGGATTTGGAGCTGCGCTATTTGCTCCAGCGCCGTGACCCACGCATCTCTCTGCATGCTGTTTTTGTGAGCAATGATGTGCGTGTAAACACTTGGTTTGACCCATCCTGGAGGAAAAGAATGCTGCTCACCCTCAAAAGCAACCGGGTAAAATCCAACCGTGTTCATATGCTCCTTGGACTTGCTCTCCAGTTCTGCCTCACTAGGAACAGCACTCTGGAGCCggctctgtctctgtttgtgaaTCCCTTTGGGGGCAGTCATTCAGAGAGCTGGACCATGCCTATAGGTCAGCATGGATACCCTGATTGGGAGCGAACCAAGCTGGACATTCCATTGGACTGCTATAACTGGACATTGATTCTAGGAAACAGATGGAAGAGCTTTTTTGAGACGGTTCATTTCTACTTGAGGAGCCGTATCAGAGACTCTCTGGTGGGAGCAGGAGGAAACAAGAACGCTACGATGTACTATGAGCCTTTGGAGGAGACAGAGCCATCAAACAACATCGGCTATATGAAAGTGAACAGCATGCAGCTGTTCGGATACAGCGTGCACTTTGACCCCGAGGCAATCCAGGACCTGATTCTGCAGATAGACTACCCGTACACTCAGGGATCACAGGACTCAGCCCTGCTGCAGCTGGTGGAGCTGCGCTACAGGGTTAACCGCCTCTCGCCCCCTGGAGCCCCACACGTGGATCTGTTTGCCTGTCTGCTCCGCCACAGACTCAAACTGTCCAGCACAGATGTGACCAGGATACTCACTGCCCTGCAAGCTTTCAGTGCCAGACAACCAAACTATGTGGACTATGAGGCAAATAAACTGTGTAGTTAGTGGCTACGATTTGGTGTTTTGTACTCTTTCTTTGCCACACAAAGGCCTGTACCCTTTGTCTGCTGGACCCATTTGTGTCAAGTGTGTGGTATGTTGTTCAAGGCTTTATTGTACAAACACTGTGTGCCAttaaatttgctgtttttataaGCTAAGTTGTAGTTTATGGATTTAAACCCttggatttaattttttattattaagtatttCTCTCGAATAGAATAAACAAGAAACTGTCAAAATATATTTGAGATAAAACATATTGAgatataacatatatataatattaatcctttaaaattaaagaacTCCGCTAATCTGCTTCATCGGGACTATTTATCAGATTTTATGAAACCATCCAAACTTTGGCTTAATAACACGGACTTGCAATTATTaccttgttttactttaaaagctGTTAAACTGGGATTAGTGCACAGTTATTTCAAACTGATGCTCACTGATTTCAAACCAGTGAgaaaaggagaacaaaaaacagaaatcccTCATTAGAAATATGAGTATATATCTGTCACAGGTTTGGCTAAAAATTGTGGGGAGGCCCACTGTTTGTGGAAACAAGGTGaatgaaaaaagtatttctcaTTTAATACTATTATCATGTTACcaaatattttgaacatttttagagAAGTGGCTGGCATGAATCAAAATAACCCATTAGCCTCTTTTAGCATCTATCCCGGTGGACAGTCGTAGTGGTGCGTGCTgtgtgctgtgttgtttttgcccATCTGGAGCCTCAGAACACAAGGTCTCTATTCTCCATTGAGGGACCAACCTTGGCAGAGAAATCTAAGTAAATAGTGAGAGAACAGAAGGGCCTGGAGCAGCCTTCCTCAGTTCCTCCGCCGTCCCCGTCCGCCATTCACAGTTACTGTGATAGATGAGCTGGGGAGTCACAGAGACATGCCTAGCATCAAACAACAGTAAGCTTGGTATCAGTGACAAGGATAGTACTCTTACCCAGCAGTGGAGCGAGATGGACCCTCACAAGAGTGACTACAACAAAAAGGGAAATCAGCTTTAATTCCCCAGGGGCTGCTGACAGTGGAGACACAGGCTAGTAGCATGGCGTGGCTTTGATTAGACTACCATCTAAAGAGCTCGTAGCAAAGATACGGCTTCATTAAAATTCACCAGACATGCTCCTCCTGAGATTAAAGCCAGATACAGTTTGCTCTGATGCTATCGTTTCAAATGTATGTGAAGAGGTTGTTGATGCAGTTTTAATTGTGAGAAGAGGCTCAGGGCAATACTAGTACCACCCTACTGTCATTCAAAGTGCATTTTTCTACAATCTTACAGTAAAATTCAGTTTATAGGGGACAGTATAGCATCACAAAACATGAAGTTATGCTCAAAGCACTGATTTCATTAGAAGCTTTAGCATCTTTCATAGAAACATTGATTTTACAATGGCAATTGACTGATTTTAAGAGACTGTAGTGTCTCCAGGCTGTTCCCGGCAAAAATCCTTTACTGTATCTGACATCACGGGAGTGTTTCATACGGCTAGTTCAGTCATATCATATTGACCCTATAAAACATTCTTTGTACAACCTTTTACTTTCTTGCTCTGCTCTagttttaaaagtcattttacTTTATAGCAGGTTAAATGCTGGAAGTGTTTACAGCAGTAACATTTAACTTCCAAACTCTACCAACTTGCACTGTGTGATCATAATTGCCtgcaagggggaaaaaatctgtGTGTTGAGAAGATACAAATCTGGATCAGGTCCCAGTAAATAGTTAATTCCTATGGTTAAACAGTGAGCATCTGGTGtgattttaaaatcactttaacAAGCAAATATTCTGCCTCAGAGTGTGAAAATGTGGTGTAGTGTTATTGGAAGCACTCCATTGTACCTCTGGGGTGAGTCTGACAGaaaagagacaggaagaaagagTTTGTTGTTATAAGCAGCTCTGCCTTAGATGAGTCTTTGGTTTGGGGATATTCACCTTCTCTTTTAGCCTAGTTTTAAGTCGCTTCTTATCTTTGGTTGAGCTTCATTCAGAAGGCAAGAGGGCAGAATTTTTGCAAAAGGTTAATGGACTGAGCACTGGGGAAGATGCTGAGTATTTACATATGATTGATTTGAATAGAAATGAATGCTAAATTTTTGTATTGCAGTAGAAAGGGATTttgtagaaagaaagaaagaaagaaagaaaaagaaaaacctaaataaaagtaaataaaggttttattgCCACTGTTgcattaacaataaaatactCCAAGGAAACTGCataaaaacatctaaacaaACCTTTTCAGAGTTTTATTAAATCCTCAAGGATAAAACAGTATGCACAAAGTCACAACCAAAGACAGTCTACAAAATAACTTTACCCTAATTTCACAAatgtgctttttcacttctAAGATTTACATTAGAATATTGATGCCACTCTTATTCATATCCTAAATATGACCGGACACAGTTTAACTTAAAGACTGAGTTAATGTGCTGTTTTTGCTATAACCAAGAAAACATAACGTTTTTTCTCTCGACTTGTTGGTAGACAACTGGGCAGAGCAAGGTTAAGGCTAAGCTATAAAGATCTTTGTAGCCTCATATTTAGGCAACAGTTTTTATCCAATTAGTGTTTATCTAACCTATTCGATTCCTTTcaaattttgtgtttaatgccATAAATCACTAAATGG
Encoded here:
- the LOC137098770 gene encoding BMP/retinoic acid-inducible neural-specific protein 3-like isoform X3 translates to MSCQRISHKRLSLLWEGAALSLWLCCCWTSRAATSASAAGAAAAAGQGDGAPGSLGWLLSDKGPFHQSLEFTEAAERYQQGFNTRYKIYREFGRWKVNSLAVEKRDKFGGSGGLALPLDPDFMQTIRQLGRRPTLQTITESVIKKYGTHVLLSATLGGLQVILPGYLQSRFIQAALNYIGCKSEGQFICQNSDCWCECSTDYPQCNCPHSDLDTLENNLLHIKDGWRLINQEFEESEEFQSFVGKLPTHYAVNTSVVEQLWRTDASLLQRYRQLETSSNQLLTKARRTANKLFILSKRCTKQPKIVLQRPRPLHFWLSYALSILYCSENNQVGVYSDDSRSCSCPYKHPPCQALIPCSVGDGPRCASCSTENRTRCSSCNPSFALTQGACRPAVPDPTDPYLGLESDRDLQDLELRYLLQRRDPRISLHAVFVSNDVRVNTWFDPSWRKRMLLTLKSNRVKSNRVHMLLGLALQFCLTRNSTLEPALSLFVNPFGGSHSESWTMPIGQHGYPDWERTKLDIPLDCYNWTLILGNRWKSFFETVHFYLRSRIRDSLVGAGGNKNATMYYEPLEETEPSNNIGYMKVNSMQLFGYSVHFDPEAIQDLILQIDYPYTQGSQDSALLQLVELRYRVNRLSPPGAPHVDLFACLLRHRLKLSSTDVTRILTALQAFSARQPNYVDYEANKLCS
- the LOC137098770 gene encoding BMP/retinoic acid-inducible neural-specific protein 3-like isoform X1 produces the protein MSCQRISHKRLSLLWEGAALSLWLCCCWTSRAATSASAAGAAAAAGQGDGAPGSLGWLLSDKGPFHQSLEFTEAAERYQQGFNTRYKIYREFGRWKVNSLAVEKRDKFGGSGGLALPLDPDFMQTIRQLGRRPTLQTITESVIKKYGTHVLLSATLGGEESLTIFVDKRKLSQESSPSVAEGSRSSVKNSNTTGTVTLETLHQLAASYFTDRESTLRRLHHLQIASTAIRVTETRTGPLGCSNYDNLDTVSSVLVHSPENKVQLQGLQVILPGYLQSRFIQAALNYIGCKSEGQFICQNSDCWCECSTDYPQCNCPHSDLDTLENNLLHIKDGWRLINQEFEESEEFQSFVGKLPTHYAVNTSVVEQLWRTDASLLQRYRQLETSSNQLLTKARRTANKLFILSKRCTKQPKIVLQRPRPLHFWLSYALSILYCSENNQVGVYSDDSRSCSCPYKHPPCQALIPCSVGDGPRCASCSTENRTRCSSCNPSFALTQGACRPAVPDPTDPYLGLESDRDLQDLELRYLLQRRDPRISLHAVFVSNDVRVNTWFDPSWRKRMLLTLKSNRVKSNRVHMLLGLALQFCLTRNSTLEPALSLFVNPFGGSHSESWTMPIGQHGYPDWERTKLDIPLDCYNWTLILGNRWKSFFETVHFYLRSRIRDSLVGAGGNKNATMYYEPLEETEPSNNIGYMKVNSMQLFGYSVHFDPEAIQDLILQIDYPYTQGSQDSALLQLVELRYRVNRLSPPGAPHVDLFACLLRHRLKLSSTDVTRILTALQAFSARQPNYVDYEANKLCS
- the LOC137098770 gene encoding BMP/retinoic acid-inducible neural-specific protein 3-like isoform X2; this encodes MSCQRISHKRLSLLWEGAALSLWLCCCWTSRAATSASAAGAAAAAGQGDGAPGSLGWLLSDKGPFHQSLEFTEAAERYQQGFNTRYKIYREFGRWKVNSLAVEKRDKFGGSGGLALPLDPDFMQTIRQLGRRPTLQTITESVIKKYGTHVLLSATLGGEESLTIFVDKRKLSQESSPSVAEGSRSSVKNSNTTGTVTLETLHQLAASYFTDRESTLRRLHHLQIASTAIRVTETRTGPLGCSNYDNLDTVSSVLVHSPENKVQLQGLQVILPGYLQSRFIQAALNYIGCKSEGQFICQNSDCWCECSTDYPQCNCPHSDLDTLENNLLHIKDGWRLINQEFEESEEFQSFVGKLPTHYAVNTSVVEQLWRTDASLLQRYRQLETSSNQLLTKARRTANKLFILSKRCTKQPKIVLQRPSENNQVGVYSDDSRSCSCPYKHPPCQALIPCSVGDGPRCASCSTENRTRCSSCNPSFALTQGACRPAVPDPTDPYLGLESDRDLQDLELRYLLQRRDPRISLHAVFVSNDVRVNTWFDPSWRKRMLLTLKSNRVKSNRVHMLLGLALQFCLTRNSTLEPALSLFVNPFGGSHSESWTMPIGQHGYPDWERTKLDIPLDCYNWTLILGNRWKSFFETVHFYLRSRIRDSLVGAGGNKNATMYYEPLEETEPSNNIGYMKVNSMQLFGYSVHFDPEAIQDLILQIDYPYTQGSQDSALLQLVELRYRVNRLSPPGAPHVDLFACLLRHRLKLSSTDVTRILTALQAFSARQPNYVDYEANKLCS